A genomic segment from Polyangium mundeleinium encodes:
- a CDS encoding protein kinase domain-containing protein, producing the protein MTDFKATPTLPDPLSEAPTGLVLSSAPGDRVAGRYTLLGLLGVGGMGSVYRARDEELEEVVALKVLRQDLVNEPGMLERFRREVKLARRVTHKNVARVFDIGEHGADKYLTMEFVEGEPLNVGLARQGAMSVARVVEIATAICAGLAAAHAAGVVHRDLKPENVLLAKDGRVVITDFGIARMHEPEGSRTQVGAVIGTPAYMAPEQVQGIADIDTRADIYALGAMLYELFTGEKAWRGESIVSVAAARLVQPPPDPRVKRPDLPTACGTIVLKCMARDRDERYRTAQEVAEELTSLTLPAMNKLPVTTLVAPAASTGTPTPAAQAAAEKAVAVLPFRNSGPPDDDYLAEGLTDDLIDTLSMTRGLKLRPRGVVMRWKGVDQDPREIGRELAVQVVVEGSVRRTPAGMRISARVLSVADGFQLWAKRFDRPEKDLFVVNDEVAKAIADALTVDMAQPARESPTDPVAVELYLKARIEYRKFWVEHVREAVKLLEQALARAPQDPTILSGYASALARMSFFNGDNAVLAKQAAERALAAAPHLAEAHLAMAHGLFQAGDGTGALRSARQAITRAPALAEAYGLIGMILSESGPLDEAARVLETARSLDPAAPSVSRNLARVAVLRGDLDGAQKLLEQVRAVEGEFAYFAGVTRYAIWGRDEALSKSVAERLRSVKIEAPIQMAIRDAFLDKISPFDSPIFQQAMANNEGGWRRTAYFRQVEVELALYVGDVARAVGSIVPCAQSGLIDLLWMDRCPLLAPLRGTPEFQAARVIVDERVSRMLEALRAG; encoded by the coding sequence ATGACCGACTTCAAGGCGACCCCAACGTTACCCGATCCCCTCAGCGAGGCGCCGACAGGCCTGGTCCTTTCGAGCGCGCCAGGCGATCGCGTGGCCGGTCGATACACGCTGCTCGGCCTGCTCGGGGTCGGCGGCATGGGCAGCGTCTATCGCGCCCGCGACGAGGAGCTCGAAGAGGTCGTGGCCCTGAAGGTGCTGCGGCAAGACCTCGTGAACGAGCCGGGGATGCTCGAACGGTTCCGCCGCGAAGTGAAGCTCGCGCGACGCGTCACCCACAAGAACGTCGCCCGCGTCTTCGACATTGGCGAGCACGGCGCCGACAAGTACCTGACCATGGAATTCGTCGAGGGCGAGCCCCTCAACGTGGGGCTCGCCCGGCAAGGCGCGATGTCGGTCGCGCGTGTCGTGGAGATCGCGACGGCGATCTGCGCAGGCCTCGCCGCCGCGCACGCCGCCGGCGTGGTGCACCGGGACCTGAAGCCCGAAAACGTGCTCCTGGCGAAGGACGGGCGCGTGGTGATCACCGATTTCGGCATCGCGCGGATGCACGAGCCCGAGGGCTCGCGGACGCAGGTCGGCGCCGTGATCGGGACACCGGCGTACATGGCGCCCGAGCAGGTGCAAGGGATCGCCGACATCGACACACGCGCGGACATCTATGCGCTCGGCGCGATGCTGTACGAGCTCTTCACGGGCGAAAAAGCGTGGCGCGGGGAGTCGATCGTGAGCGTCGCCGCGGCGCGGCTGGTGCAACCGCCGCCGGATCCTCGCGTCAAACGGCCCGATTTGCCGACGGCGTGCGGGACGATCGTCCTCAAGTGCATGGCGCGCGATCGCGACGAGCGATATCGCACGGCGCAAGAAGTGGCCGAGGAGCTGACGAGCCTGACCTTGCCGGCCATGAACAAGCTGCCCGTGACGACGCTCGTGGCGCCCGCGGCGAGCACCGGCACGCCGACGCCGGCCGCGCAGGCGGCGGCCGAGAAGGCGGTCGCGGTGCTGCCCTTCCGCAACAGCGGGCCGCCGGATGACGACTACCTCGCCGAAGGGCTCACCGACGATCTGATCGACACGCTGTCGATGACACGCGGCCTCAAGCTGCGGCCGCGCGGCGTGGTGATGCGCTGGAAGGGCGTCGATCAGGACCCGCGCGAGATCGGGCGCGAGCTCGCGGTGCAGGTCGTCGTCGAGGGGAGCGTGCGCAGGACGCCGGCGGGCATGCGCATCAGCGCACGCGTGCTCAGCGTGGCCGACGGGTTCCAGCTCTGGGCGAAGCGATTCGACCGACCAGAGAAAGATCTCTTCGTGGTGAACGACGAGGTCGCGAAGGCGATCGCCGACGCGCTGACGGTCGACATGGCGCAGCCCGCGCGCGAGTCGCCGACGGACCCCGTGGCCGTCGAGCTCTACCTGAAGGCGCGCATCGAGTACCGGAAGTTCTGGGTGGAGCACGTGCGCGAAGCCGTGAAGCTGCTCGAACAAGCCCTCGCGCGCGCGCCGCAGGATCCGACGATCCTGTCCGGCTACGCGAGCGCGCTCGCGCGGATGTCGTTCTTCAACGGCGACAACGCCGTGCTGGCGAAACAAGCCGCCGAGCGCGCCCTCGCGGCGGCGCCGCACCTCGCCGAGGCGCACCTCGCCATGGCGCACGGGCTCTTCCAGGCCGGCGACGGGACCGGCGCGCTGCGGAGCGCGCGCCAGGCGATCACACGCGCGCCCGCGCTCGCCGAGGCCTATGGGCTGATCGGGATGATCCTGTCGGAGTCGGGTCCGCTCGACGAAGCCGCGCGCGTGCTCGAGACGGCGCGCTCGCTCGATCCGGCGGCGCCCTCGGTGTCGCGGAACCTCGCGCGTGTCGCCGTGCTGCGCGGCGACCTGGACGGCGCGCAGAAGCTCCTCGAACAGGTGCGGGCCGTCGAGGGCGAGTTCGCGTACTTCGCAGGCGTGACGCGGTACGCGATCTGGGGCCGCGACGAGGCGCTCTCGAAGAGCGTCGCCGAGCGGCTGCGGAGCGTGAAGATCGAAGCGCCCATCCAGATGGCGATCCGCGACGCGTTCCTCGACAAGATCTCGCCGTTCGATTCGCCGATCTTCCAGCAGGCGATGGCAAACAACGAAGGCGGATGGCGACGGACCGCGTACTTCCGGCAGGTCGAGGTCGAGCTCGCGCTCTACGTGGGCGACGTGGCGCGCGCCGTCGGCTCGATCGTGCCCTGCGCGCAGAGCGGGCTCATCGATCTCCTGTGGATGGATCGTTGCCCGCTGCTCGCACCGCTCCGCGGGACACCAGAGTTCCAGGCCGCGCGCGTGATCGTCGACGAGCGGGTGTCGCGGATGCTGGAGGCGTTGCGCGCGGGTTAG
- a CDS encoding sterol desaturase family protein, with amino-acid sequence MTPPHVLAFRGQDRAERRPSTRASGWAHFAFTSLASLGAITFAASRVERVRLLEALVVPSTFLFANLVEYLVHRGPMHRRKKLLPILYERHTLRHHRFFTHEAMACESAADFSLVLFPPVMLLVVLGGVALPVALLLFAVATPNAGWLFVATAMGYFLTYEWLHFAYHLPEHSRIARSRLVRALRQRHALHHELGRMAHENFNITFPLCDWLFGTLARKPNDA; translated from the coding sequence ATGACGCCGCCGCACGTGCTCGCCTTCCGCGGCCAGGACCGCGCCGAACGAAGGCCAAGCACGCGCGCGTCCGGCTGGGCGCATTTCGCCTTCACGAGCCTCGCCTCGCTCGGCGCCATCACGTTCGCCGCCTCTCGCGTCGAGCGTGTCCGCCTCCTCGAAGCGCTCGTCGTCCCGAGCACCTTCCTGTTCGCGAACCTCGTCGAGTACCTCGTGCACCGCGGCCCGATGCACCGGAGGAAGAAGCTCCTGCCGATCCTCTACGAGCGCCACACCCTGCGGCACCACCGCTTCTTCACGCACGAGGCGATGGCCTGCGAGTCCGCGGCCGACTTCTCCCTCGTCCTCTTTCCCCCGGTGATGCTCCTCGTGGTCCTCGGCGGCGTGGCCCTCCCGGTCGCGCTCCTGCTCTTCGCCGTCGCCACCCCGAACGCCGGCTGGCTCTTCGTGGCCACCGCCATGGGCTACTTCCTGACCTACGAGTGGCTCCACTTCGCCTACCACCTGCCGGAGCACTCGCGCATCGCGCGAAGCCGCCTCGTCCGCGCCCTGCGCCAGAGGCACGCGCTCCATCACGAGCTCGGCCGCATGGCGCACGAGAACTTCAACATCACGTTCCCGCTCTGCGACTGGCTCTTCGGGACGCTGGCGAGGAAGCCAAACGACGCGTGA
- a CDS encoding FIST C-terminal domain-containing protein produces the protein MAARSFCTSVTSPDGLSRVLRETRGAVTSPTGGLVFVTGPLVPHLRTLAGRVAAAWRGVPTVLVPGAGVLHERAELEGVPAVSGILWNGGQTTPFALGEAEESPRALGESIGHALGARPSSALLFHRADGFDTSLLEGLAAAAPSACVFGAGTVGAGGMVVTAEGEERAARAVGMAIKGLASPIVAASPACRLVSDLAPIEEVHAGLVTRIGSRAALEELSRCAPGADNPGAPSPLVFAALAEPDDVTDDGRPRFVIRPVRGIDPSRRGVMIGADARPGLRMAFAVRDAQTARTELETMARVVSKNALGAAPRFALYLTCAGRGQALYGVPDAEVRILRQRFGDLPIAGMHAAFEISPREGRPSRLDLYTSVLALFRSPS, from the coding sequence ATGGCAGCGCGGAGCTTCTGCACGAGCGTGACCTCCCCCGACGGGCTCTCGCGCGTCCTCCGAGAGACACGCGGCGCCGTCACCTCCCCAACAGGTGGGCTCGTCTTCGTGACAGGCCCACTCGTGCCGCACCTCCGCACGCTCGCAGGGCGCGTGGCAGCCGCATGGAGAGGCGTGCCGACCGTGCTCGTCCCTGGCGCCGGCGTGCTGCACGAGCGCGCGGAGCTCGAAGGGGTCCCCGCCGTGAGCGGCATCCTCTGGAACGGAGGGCAAACGACGCCGTTCGCGCTCGGCGAAGCAGAAGAATCCCCCCGCGCGCTCGGCGAATCGATCGGGCACGCCCTCGGCGCGCGCCCCTCCTCCGCGCTGCTCTTCCACCGCGCGGACGGCTTCGACACGAGTCTGCTCGAAGGCCTCGCAGCCGCCGCCCCCTCGGCATGTGTCTTCGGCGCCGGCACCGTGGGCGCAGGCGGCATGGTGGTCACGGCAGAGGGCGAAGAGCGCGCAGCACGCGCCGTGGGGATGGCGATCAAGGGGCTCGCCTCGCCGATCGTCGCAGCCTCCCCCGCATGCCGCCTCGTCTCCGATCTCGCGCCCATCGAAGAGGTCCACGCAGGCCTCGTGACGCGCATCGGCAGCCGCGCCGCACTCGAAGAGCTCTCACGATGCGCGCCCGGCGCCGACAACCCCGGCGCGCCCTCGCCCCTCGTGTTCGCCGCGCTCGCCGAGCCAGACGACGTCACAGACGACGGGCGTCCGCGCTTCGTGATCCGTCCCGTGCGCGGGATCGATCCCTCCCGGCGAGGCGTGATGATCGGCGCGGACGCGCGCCCCGGGCTGCGCATGGCCTTCGCGGTGCGAGACGCGCAGACAGCAAGGACCGAGCTCGAGACGATGGCGCGTGTCGTCTCCAAGAACGCGCTCGGCGCAGCTCCGCGCTTCGCCCTCTACCTGACCTGCGCGGGCCGCGGCCAAGCCCTGTACGGCGTGCCCGACGCCGAGGTGCGGATCCTCCGCCAGCGCTTTGGTGATCTCCCGATCGCCGGCATGCACGCAGCCTTCGAGATCAGCCCCCGCGAAGGCCGTCCGTCACGGCTCGACCTTTACACCAGCGTGCTCGCGCTCTTCCGCTCGCCGAGCTAA
- a CDS encoding ABC transporter permease: MNLLRVYPTLLRVGFSAALAYRAELVIWMLTTTMPLVSLSIWTAVASEAPVGRYGPSEFMGYFLAALVVRQVTGSWLVWEMNQEIRQGTLSQRLLKPIHPLWIYSAENLAALPLRAALCLPVVVVAVVYANLTRSGPLLVIFFASLLGAWLINFFTMALIGSLAFFLESSTSVFEIWLITFMLLSGYVVPLELFPGWVRGVAEALPFRYTLGFPVEVVIGLMDTKSALRGLAVQYTYAAAAATAALLVFRAGVRRFGAFGG, from the coding sequence ATGAACCTGCTTCGGGTCTATCCGACCCTCCTGCGGGTGGGCTTCTCCGCAGCGCTCGCCTATCGCGCCGAGCTCGTGATCTGGATGCTGACGACCACGATGCCGCTCGTCAGCCTCTCCATCTGGACGGCCGTCGCGAGCGAGGCGCCGGTGGGTCGATATGGCCCAAGCGAATTCATGGGATATTTCCTGGCGGCGCTCGTCGTCCGCCAGGTCACGGGCTCCTGGCTCGTGTGGGAGATGAACCAGGAGATCCGCCAGGGCACGCTCTCGCAGCGCCTCCTCAAGCCGATTCACCCGCTCTGGATCTACAGCGCGGAGAACCTCGCCGCCTTGCCGCTCCGGGCCGCGCTTTGCCTGCCGGTCGTCGTCGTGGCTGTCGTGTACGCCAACCTCACGCGGAGCGGCCCGCTCCTCGTGATCTTTTTCGCTTCCCTGCTCGGTGCGTGGCTCATCAATTTCTTCACGATGGCCCTCATCGGCTCGCTCGCGTTTTTCCTGGAGAGCTCCACGAGCGTCTTCGAGATCTGGCTCATCACGTTCATGTTGCTCTCGGGCTACGTCGTCCCGCTCGAGCTCTTCCCCGGCTGGGTGCGCGGCGTCGCGGAGGCCTTGCCTTTCCGCTACACCCTGGGGTTTCCCGTCGAGGTCGTGATTGGCCTCATGGACACGAAGTCCGCCCTGCGAGGCCTCGCCGTGCAATACACCTACGCGGCGGCCGCCGCGACCGCCGCCCTCCTCGTCTTTCGCGCGGGCGTGCGGCGGTTCGGGGCGTTCGGCGGCTGA
- a CDS encoding ABC transporter ATP-binding protein codes for MDAAVAVRALTKVYRVHERPAGLAASLRSVFRRTYKEVRAVEDLSFTIEPGERVGFLGPNGAGKTTTLKILSGLLHPTSGEVTVSGHVPRRREADFLRAITLVMGQKQQLLWDLPPAETFDLNRAIYGVPDAAFAETLHELETLLDIGALTKKPTRQLSLGERMKCELAAALLHRPGILFLDEPTIGLDVSMQLVVREFIRKYNEKRGATILLTSHYMDDVASLCPRVIVIDRGKLRYDGDLATLVKTIRPDKRIVLVFTAPPERAALERVGTVVELEGTRAVLRVPQSDVREAVSHLVASAPTSDLTIEDPPLEEVMRDLFARPAEEPAEATQ; via the coding sequence ATGGACGCCGCCGTCGCGGTCCGCGCACTCACGAAGGTCTATCGGGTCCACGAGCGCCCGGCGGGTCTCGCGGCCTCGTTGCGCAGCGTTTTCCGCCGAACGTACAAGGAGGTTCGTGCCGTCGAGGACCTCTCGTTCACGATCGAGCCTGGCGAGCGCGTCGGCTTCCTCGGCCCGAATGGCGCGGGAAAAACGACCACCTTGAAGATCCTCTCGGGATTGCTGCACCCGACGAGCGGCGAGGTGACGGTCTCGGGCCACGTCCCGCGGCGCCGCGAGGCCGACTTTTTGCGGGCGATCACGCTCGTCATGGGCCAGAAGCAGCAGCTCCTTTGGGACTTGCCGCCGGCCGAGACGTTCGACCTGAACCGGGCCATTTATGGCGTCCCGGACGCGGCGTTCGCGGAGACCCTGCACGAGCTCGAAACCCTGCTCGACATCGGCGCGCTCACGAAAAAGCCCACGCGCCAGCTCTCGCTCGGCGAGCGCATGAAATGCGAGCTCGCGGCGGCGCTCCTGCATCGCCCGGGCATCCTCTTCCTCGACGAGCCCACGATTGGCCTCGACGTCTCCATGCAGCTCGTCGTGCGGGAATTCATCCGCAAGTACAACGAGAAGCGCGGGGCGACCATCCTGCTCACGTCCCATTACATGGACGACGTCGCCTCGCTCTGCCCGCGCGTCATCGTCATCGACCGGGGCAAGCTCCGCTACGACGGCGACCTCGCCACGCTGGTCAAGACGATCCGCCCAGACAAACGTATCGTCCTCGTCTTCACCGCGCCGCCGGAGCGCGCGGCCCTCGAACGTGTGGGGACCGTCGTCGAGCTCGAAGGGACGCGCGCGGTCCTGCGTGTCCCGCAATCGGACGTGCGCGAGGCCGTGAGCCACCTCGTCGCGAGCGCGCCCACGAGTGACCTCACGATCGAGGATCCGCCGCTCGAAGAGGTCATGCGGGACCTCTTCGCGCGCCCCGCCGAGGAGCCGGCCGAGGCCACGCAATGA
- a CDS encoding protein-disulfide reductase DsbD family protein produces the protein MRPAPRRAQPPLPAPRSLAPLALAALALGVLLLSPSAALAAEDSRDLFTRLREDYGLVGGAVGAFAGGLLTCLTPCVYPMIAITVSVFGAKQASSRKQAVLLSLSFVMGIAVLFTTLLVGAALTGGLFGAALQKWWVNVGIALVMGAMAASMFGAFELTLPESVMQRLSSVGGVGYGGAFALGLVSSLIAAPCTGPVLTGVLLWIGKTQNVVLGALVGFCYALGLGLPFFLVGAFAVGLPKSGKWMVAVKSFFGTVLLVCALYFLRYAIPAMTKVARHDTMFMVAGGGAILIGLLLGAVHLDWSDGGLGVKIRKGLGIAAATAGGFVLWVSIEAPPPNLTWEHSEQVASERAQREKRPLMVDFTADWCGACKEFTKHTFSDPRVMEKAGGFVAVKVDATDDEDPQVDQVKKKYGVVGLPTVVIYDSTGKEWKRFTEFVPADKFLTAIEGIN, from the coding sequence GTGCGACCCGCCCCCCGACGTGCCCAACCGCCTCTCCCCGCACCTCGCTCGCTCGCGCCGCTCGCCCTCGCCGCGCTCGCGCTCGGGGTCCTCTTGCTCTCGCCCTCCGCGGCTCTCGCGGCGGAGGACAGCCGCGATCTCTTCACACGCCTGCGCGAGGACTACGGCCTCGTCGGCGGCGCCGTGGGTGCGTTCGCCGGCGGCCTCCTGACGTGCCTCACGCCCTGCGTCTACCCGATGATCGCGATCACGGTCAGCGTCTTCGGGGCCAAGCAGGCGTCGAGCCGAAAGCAGGCCGTTCTGCTCTCGCTCTCGTTCGTCATGGGCATCGCGGTCCTCTTCACCACGCTGCTCGTCGGCGCCGCGCTCACGGGCGGCTTGTTCGGCGCGGCGCTCCAGAAGTGGTGGGTCAACGTCGGGATCGCGCTCGTGATGGGCGCGATGGCCGCGTCGATGTTCGGCGCCTTCGAGCTCACGCTCCCCGAGAGCGTGATGCAGCGGCTCTCCAGCGTCGGCGGCGTTGGTTACGGCGGCGCGTTCGCGCTCGGCCTCGTGAGCAGCCTGATCGCCGCGCCGTGCACGGGCCCCGTGCTCACCGGCGTGCTGCTCTGGATCGGCAAGACGCAGAACGTGGTGCTCGGCGCGCTCGTGGGCTTCTGCTACGCGCTCGGCCTCGGCCTGCCCTTCTTCCTCGTCGGCGCGTTCGCCGTCGGCCTACCGAAGAGCGGCAAGTGGATGGTCGCGGTGAAGTCGTTCTTCGGCACCGTCCTGCTCGTCTGCGCGCTCTACTTCCTGCGGTACGCCATCCCGGCGATGACCAAGGTGGCACGCCATGACACGATGTTCATGGTCGCGGGCGGCGGCGCGATCCTCATCGGGCTCCTGCTCGGCGCGGTGCACCTCGACTGGAGCGACGGCGGCCTCGGCGTGAAGATCCGCAAGGGGCTCGGGATCGCGGCGGCCACCGCGGGCGGCTTCGTCTTGTGGGTCAGCATCGAGGCGCCGCCGCCGAACCTCACGTGGGAGCACTCCGAGCAGGTCGCCTCGGAGAGGGCGCAACGCGAGAAGCGTCCCCTCATGGTCGACTTCACGGCCGACTGGTGCGGCGCTTGCAAAGAGTTCACGAAGCACACCTTCTCTGATCCGCGCGTCATGGAAAAGGCGGGCGGCTTCGTCGCGGTCAAGGTCGACGCGACCGACGACGAGGATCCGCAGGTGGATCAGGTGAAGAAGAAGTACGGGGTGGTCGGGCTTCCGACGGTGGTCATCTACGACTCGACCGGCAAGGAGTGGAAGCGGTTCACCGAGTTCGTCCCTGCCGACAAGTTCCTCACGGCCATCGAGGGCATCAACTGA
- a CDS encoding D-alanine--D-alanine ligase family protein produces the protein MKRRSMRRRVGVIMGGSSSELSAGHAVAEALTARGHEVVRLSLGESYGPDLASVVQKARIDVAFLALSGRMGEDGCVQGLLELLRIPYTGSSVLASALAMDKLKAKEMFRLHNVPTPPYYTVSVDTDLSDLDGLHGSFGYPAIVKPRGEGSSQGVSRVTNLDELRAALEQAFEYDDIALVERFVTGVEINVAILDGQVLGSFEVATPKAMLEDPSAELVKVELSPQRERGVQNLAERAARALGCTGAVRVDLLVTAGENEYVLEVNTLPALSPDGLLARAAATKGYDFGELCETVLDGAKLAQPARRKTPVDTLSAGGFRASAATAPVAMMKSVG, from the coding sequence ATGAAGAGGCGATCGATGCGGAGGCGGGTCGGCGTGATCATGGGTGGATCGTCGTCGGAGCTGTCCGCCGGACATGCCGTGGCGGAGGCGCTCACGGCGCGCGGCCACGAGGTGGTCCGCCTGTCGCTCGGCGAGAGCTACGGCCCCGACCTCGCGTCCGTGGTTCAGAAAGCCCGGATCGACGTGGCCTTCCTGGCCCTCTCGGGCCGCATGGGCGAGGACGGCTGCGTGCAGGGGCTCCTGGAGCTGCTCCGCATCCCGTACACGGGCTCGTCCGTGCTCGCGAGCGCGCTGGCGATGGACAAGCTGAAGGCGAAGGAGATGTTCCGCCTGCACAACGTGCCCACGCCGCCCTACTACACGGTGTCGGTCGACACGGACCTTTCGGACCTCGACGGTCTGCACGGCTCGTTCGGGTACCCGGCGATCGTGAAGCCGCGCGGGGAGGGGTCGAGCCAGGGCGTCAGCCGGGTGACGAACCTCGACGAGCTGCGGGCGGCGCTGGAGCAGGCGTTCGAGTACGACGACATCGCGCTCGTGGAGCGGTTCGTGACGGGCGTGGAGATCAACGTCGCGATCCTGGACGGGCAGGTGCTCGGCTCGTTCGAGGTGGCGACGCCGAAGGCGATGCTGGAGGATCCCTCGGCCGAGCTCGTGAAGGTGGAGCTCTCGCCGCAGCGCGAGCGCGGCGTGCAGAACCTGGCGGAGCGCGCGGCGCGTGCGCTCGGGTGCACGGGTGCGGTGCGCGTCGATCTGCTCGTGACGGCGGGCGAGAACGAGTACGTGCTCGAAGTGAACACGCTGCCGGCGCTCTCGCCGGACGGCCTGCTCGCTCGGGCGGCCGCGACGAAGGGCTACGACTTCGGCGAGCTCTGCGAGACCGTGCTCGACGGCGCGAAGCTCGCCCAGCCGGCGCGCCGGAAGACGCCGGTGGACACGCTCTCGGCGGGCGGGTTCCGCGCGAGCGCGGCGACGGCGCCGGTCGCGATGATGAAGTCGGTGGGCTGA
- a CDS encoding DUF4912 domain-containing protein codes for MERHELEGLTREELIALSEELGIARPRALTMPELVDEIVTRTARSERDRARSRGWMGRARDLLAGVIERGLHLPDVASAVRSAPPPAKGWPTAPPPLATVTLAEIYAAQGFVDKAIGVLDEVLAREPEHTEARVLRQRLVAGGAAPAVEKEMRREAVTTPSETDSEAQPTEDERTTEAAEVEVAAEAAPVAEAVAEAEAEAAPVAEAVAEAEAAPVAEAEAEAAPVAEAVAAAEAEAEAEAEAPLWSAPEADAIEELPLPERYDVDEIVAIAVDPATIYLYWEVRPVSLARARARHTDGALVVRMVQVTPSWDGPIVEQRDLRIDALFGDAYLRNLQAGSNVRVSIGWLAHGMFEPFAIGAEVMTSRSEPTTSVSTRVARWTPERGVHRPAGVAAAAAQVRAVAGAPAPAEIEAMLGPILTGTMAPAQTGAAGRIEAIGARWPTLDFGDRGAPADAARPSAPARGGASELPRGGASEQVRPGPRER; via the coding sequence ATGGAGCGGCACGAGCTCGAGGGTTTGACGCGTGAGGAGCTGATCGCGCTTTCGGAAGAGCTCGGCATCGCCCGCCCGCGCGCGCTCACGATGCCGGAGCTCGTGGACGAGATCGTGACGCGCACGGCGCGGAGCGAGCGGGACCGCGCGCGGTCGCGTGGATGGATGGGGCGAGCGAGGGATCTGCTCGCAGGCGTGATCGAGCGAGGTCTGCACCTGCCCGATGTCGCGAGCGCGGTGCGGAGCGCGCCGCCGCCGGCGAAAGGCTGGCCGACGGCGCCGCCGCCGCTCGCGACGGTGACGCTCGCGGAGATCTACGCGGCGCAAGGGTTCGTGGACAAAGCGATCGGCGTGCTCGACGAGGTGCTCGCGCGGGAGCCGGAGCACACGGAAGCGCGCGTGCTGAGGCAGCGGCTCGTCGCAGGAGGAGCGGCGCCCGCAGTCGAGAAAGAGATGCGGAGGGAAGCCGTGACCACGCCGAGCGAGACGGACAGCGAGGCCCAGCCAACCGAGGACGAGCGCACGACGGAAGCCGCGGAGGTCGAGGTCGCGGCGGAAGCGGCGCCGGTTGCGGAAGCGGTCGCGGAAGCGGAAGCGGAAGCGGCGCCGGTTGCGGAAGCGGTCGCGGAGGCGGAAGCGGCGCCGGTCGCGGAAGCGGAGGCGGAAGCGGCGCCGGTTGCGGAAGCGGTCGCGGCAGCGGAAGCGGAAGCGGAAGCCGAAGCCGAAGCGCCTTTGTGGTCGGCGCCCGAGGCGGATGCCATCGAGGAGCTGCCGCTGCCCGAGCGCTACGACGTCGACGAGATCGTGGCCATCGCCGTCGATCCCGCGACGATCTACCTCTACTGGGAGGTACGGCCCGTGAGCCTCGCGCGGGCGCGGGCGCGGCACACCGACGGCGCGCTCGTGGTGCGCATGGTGCAGGTGACCCCGAGCTGGGATGGTCCGATCGTCGAGCAACGGGACCTGCGCATCGACGCGCTCTTCGGCGATGCCTACCTCCGCAACTTGCAGGCGGGCTCCAACGTGCGCGTGAGCATCGGCTGGCTCGCGCACGGCATGTTCGAGCCCTTCGCCATCGGCGCCGAGGTCATGACGTCGCGCAGCGAGCCCACGACGTCGGTCTCGACCCGCGTCGCGCGATGGACGCCCGAGCGAGGCGTACACCGCCCGGCCGGCGTCGCGGCCGCCGCAGCGCAGGTGCGCGCCGTGGCCGGGGCCCCGGCGCCCGCCGAGATCGAGGCGATGCTCGGGCCGATCCTCACGGGCACCATGGCCCCCGCGCAGACGGGCGCGGCCGGGCGGATCGAGGCGATCGGCGCGCGATGGCCCACGCTCGATTTCGGCGACCGCGGCGCGCCCGCCGACGCGGCGAGGCCGAGCGCGCCTGCGCGCGGCGGCGCGAGCGAGCTTCCTCGTGGTGGCGCGAGCGAGCAGGTTCGTCCCGGACCCCGCGAACGCTAG
- a CDS encoding PP2C family protein-serine/threonine phosphatase yields MSTPQDRNDALRQNDAPTLRGRWPVRSAARTDVGKHRKGNEDAFFHDDELGLYIVADGMGGHAAGEVASHQAVDTIHGMVKRGLGALGPIDGELDEAQARAACRIMEGAIQAATYLIYAMAELERDKIGMGTTISAALFLGRSLVTGQVGDSRIYQIREGAAVQLTEDHTLLAWQIKQGLLTPAEAAKATHKNVITRAVGNRDYVEVDTAVIAVRAGDRFLLCSDGLHGYLNTEEIPEVTALGAADAVTRFIDLANGRGGKDNITAVLVEVV; encoded by the coding sequence ATGAGCACACCCCAGGACCGGAACGACGCTTTGCGTCAGAATGATGCGCCGACGCTCCGAGGGCGGTGGCCCGTCCGCTCGGCGGCGCGCACGGACGTCGGTAAGCATCGCAAGGGCAACGAGGATGCCTTCTTCCACGATGACGAGCTTGGGCTCTACATCGTGGCGGACGGGATGGGGGGTCACGCCGCGGGCGAGGTCGCGAGCCATCAAGCGGTGGACACGATCCACGGGATGGTCAAGCGCGGGCTCGGCGCGCTCGGTCCGATCGACGGGGAGCTCGACGAGGCCCAGGCGCGCGCGGCCTGCCGGATCATGGAGGGGGCGATCCAGGCGGCGACGTACCTGATCTACGCGATGGCGGAGCTCGAGCGCGACAAGATCGGGATGGGCACGACGATCAGCGCTGCGCTCTTCCTCGGCCGATCCCTCGTGACGGGGCAGGTGGGCGACAGCCGCATCTACCAGATCCGCGAGGGGGCCGCGGTGCAGCTCACCGAGGACCACACGCTGCTCGCCTGGCAGATCAAGCAAGGCTTGCTGACGCCCGCGGAGGCGGCGAAGGCCACGCACAAGAACGTGATCACGCGCGCCGTGGGCAACCGGGACTACGTGGAGGTGGACACGGCGGTGATCGCGGTGCGGGCGGGGGATCGGTTCCTGCTCTGCTCGGACGGCCTGCACGGCTACCTGAACACCGAGGAGATCCCGGAGGTCACGGCGCTCGGGGCCGCCGACGCGGTGACGCGGTTCATCGATCTCGCGAACGGGCGTGGCGGGAAGGACAACATCACCGCCGTTCTTGTCGAGGTTGTGTAG